A genomic segment from Paramixta manurensis encodes:
- a CDS encoding ABC transporter ATP-binding protein, translating to MTQQHAHSPARPVALRVKDLHITFNDGNGGLFSRGKKTPLRAVRGISFDVYQGETFSLVGESGCGKSTVARALVGLWPISQGSIEREDHHSLSGQAAAAQNIQMIFQDPYASLNPRWRVERIIAEPLNLQGRAGTPAEVRQRVGELLRQVGLSGQDMFKYPHEFSGGQRQRISIARALSTQPALMICDEPTSALDVSVQAQVLNLMSDLKQRLGLTYFFISHNMSVIHHFSDRVGVMYLGRIVELGPVERIFHHPGHPYTRMLIDTIPQPGKIRSGTPLSGEIPSPLAPPPGCAFQPRCPHATELCRREAPPVRALSAEHHIECHYQLDA from the coding sequence ATGACACAGCAACACGCGCATTCCCCAGCGCGCCCAGTGGCGCTGCGGGTAAAAGATTTACATATCACCTTTAATGACGGCAATGGCGGCCTGTTTTCGCGCGGTAAAAAAACACCGCTACGGGCGGTAAGGGGAATCAGTTTCGACGTTTATCAGGGGGAAACGTTTAGCCTGGTCGGCGAGTCCGGTTGTGGGAAATCCACCGTTGCGCGTGCGTTAGTGGGGCTCTGGCCAATAAGTCAGGGCAGTATTGAGCGGGAGGATCACCATTCGCTATCAGGGCAGGCTGCCGCCGCGCAAAATATTCAGATGATTTTTCAAGACCCTTACGCCAGCCTTAATCCGCGCTGGCGGGTGGAGCGAATTATCGCCGAACCGCTCAACCTGCAAGGGCGGGCCGGTACGCCAGCCGAAGTCCGACAAAGAGTTGGCGAGTTGTTACGCCAGGTCGGGTTATCCGGGCAAGACATGTTCAAATATCCCCATGAGTTTTCCGGCGGACAGCGGCAGCGCATTTCGATTGCCCGCGCATTATCGACCCAGCCAGCGCTGATGATTTGTGATGAGCCGACCTCGGCGCTGGATGTCTCAGTACAGGCACAGGTGCTGAATTTAATGAGCGATTTGAAACAGCGCCTCGGGCTGACCTACTTTTTTATTAGCCACAATATGTCTGTCATTCACCATTTCTCCGATCGGGTGGGGGTGATGTATCTCGGGCGCATTGTGGAACTGGGGCCGGTAGAGCGTATTTTCCACCATCCCGGTCATCCCTATACCCGCATGCTAATTGATACCATTCCTCAACCGGGAAAAATTCGCAGCGGAACGCCGTTGAGCGGTGAAATACCCAGCCCACTGGCGCCGCCGCCTGGCTGTGCTTTCCAGCCTCGTTGCCCACACGCCACCGAGCTATGCCGCCGTGAAGCGCCGCCGGTACGGGCGTTATCGGCAGAACACCATATCGAATGCCATTATCAGCTTGACGCTTAA
- a CDS encoding class II glutamine amidotransferase: protein MCRMIMAHGDFSVAEVIEAARAMSCGETAQHEGLIKQHPNGWGCLWLDNGQIRTLHGTGRFADALPELNIKALQTRLLAIHVRHATLSKNSGIQFSHPLLRQSGGTQWYMMHNGFLPTIYQNLGLPASQFDSAEYLEYVVDGVTPSDFTQRYLQEKMANVAPGGSAGNAFFFTDQQAWAWQWHPDDTPYPHYFTLHCCQNTRSTIIASEQIPALGAAAHWHRMSNHQLHEITFAE, encoded by the coding sequence ATGTGCAGAATGATTATGGCGCACGGGGATTTCTCCGTTGCCGAGGTGATCGAGGCGGCAAGGGCAATGAGCTGCGGTGAAACCGCGCAGCATGAAGGCCTGATTAAGCAGCATCCCAACGGTTGGGGCTGTTTGTGGCTGGACAATGGTCAAATCCGCACCTTGCATGGTACCGGTCGCTTTGCCGATGCGCTGCCCGAACTGAATATCAAAGCGCTGCAGACACGCTTGCTGGCAATACATGTGCGCCATGCGACGCTGAGTAAAAATAGCGGCATTCAGTTCTCTCATCCCCTGCTGCGCCAGAGCGGCGGTACGCAGTGGTATATGATGCATAACGGTTTTTTGCCCACCATTTACCAAAACCTCGGTTTGCCCGCTTCACAGTTCGACTCAGCGGAATACCTCGAATACGTGGTCGACGGAGTGACGCCGTCAGATTTTACCCAACGCTATTTGCAGGAAAAGATGGCCAACGTCGCGCCTGGCGGCAGCGCCGGTAACGCGTTCTTTTTTACCGACCAGCAAGCCTGGGCTTGGCAATGGCATCCGGACGATACGCCCTACCCTCACTATTTCACCCTGCATTGCTGTCAAAACACGCGTAGCACAATTATCGCTTCGGAACAGATTCCGGCGCTGGGCGCCGCCGCGCACTGGCATCGAATGAGCAATCACCAACTGCATGAAATCACTTTTGCGGAGTAG
- a CDS encoding ABC transporter permease: MFSYLVKRLLQMCLLMLTVALLAFSMFQYLGDPINNMLPESATQQERIELRTRLGLNDPFLVQFWHFITRICHGNFGISYHNQVDVFQLIMERLPATLELVAVSVAIALVIGLPLGVWSSISKNRYLLGAVQFLSLIGVSLPSFLIGILLIIVFSVWLGWFPSSGRGEVVHIGFWSTGMLSASGWRAVILPAVSLSLFMITLIMRLVRAEMLEVMRTDYIKFARARGISQLRIWFRHALRNALLPVITIIGLQIGGLIAFAIVTETVFQWPGMGLLFIQAINYVDIPVIAAYLVFISLIFIVINTVVDLLYFLIDPRMKHA, encoded by the coding sequence ATGTTCAGTTATCTGGTAAAGCGCCTACTACAAATGTGTCTGTTAATGCTGACCGTTGCGTTACTGGCGTTCTCAATGTTTCAGTACCTTGGCGATCCCATCAACAATATGTTGCCGGAAAGCGCCACCCAGCAGGAGCGTATCGAACTGCGCACCCGCTTAGGGTTAAACGACCCGTTTCTGGTGCAGTTTTGGCATTTTATTACGCGCATTTGTCACGGGAATTTCGGGATTTCTTACCACAACCAAGTTGATGTCTTTCAACTCATCATGGAGCGCTTACCGGCGACGCTGGAACTGGTTGCAGTGTCAGTCGCCATCGCGTTGGTGATTGGGTTGCCGTTAGGCGTATGGTCATCGATCAGTAAGAACCGCTACTTACTCGGCGCCGTGCAGTTTCTGTCGCTGATCGGGGTCTCATTACCCAGCTTCCTGATTGGTATCTTGCTGATTATTGTGTTCTCGGTATGGCTGGGCTGGTTCCCCTCCAGCGGACGCGGCGAGGTGGTGCATATCGGGTTCTGGAGTACCGGCATGTTGTCGGCCAGCGGCTGGCGCGCGGTTATCTTACCGGCGGTTTCACTCTCGCTATTTATGATTACCCTGATCATGCGGTTGGTACGGGCAGAAATGCTGGAGGTGATGCGTACCGACTATATCAAATTTGCCCGCGCGCGCGGCATTAGCCAGCTTCGCATCTGGTTCCGCCACGCCTTACGCAATGCGCTCCTGCCGGTGATTACCATTATTGGCCTACAAATTGGCGGCCTGATTGCCTTCGCCATTGTCACTGAAACCGTGTTCCAGTGGCCGGGGATGGGGCTGTTATTCATTCAGGCGATCAATTATGTCGATATTCCGGTTATCGCCGCGTATCTGGTGTTCATCTCCTTGATTTTTATCGTTATCAACACGGTCGTCGATTTGCTTTATTTCCTGATCGATCCGCGTATGAAGCACGCTTAA
- a CDS encoding ABC transporter permease codes for MNPSETKSPETTSQRWWQRTRRQLGIWAESDFLYAFWRSKITVVAFIWAVILLIAGLLSHWLAPHPIFDASSFDLMDSELPPAWMSEGDPRFWLGSDVQGRDLLSLMLFGLHISLIVGLISVSLSVVFGCLLGVLSGYFGGWLDTLIMRFADAMLSIPTIMFALLLSGVARGIIPKESQEAMAMPIIVVAITLTGWMQYARTIRSLTLLEKRKEYVLASRISGGGHLHIMFAHILPNVTRPIFVLATLHLGLAILTEATLSFLGVGMPPDQPSLGTLINEGNQYLFSGQWWVVLFPAIVLVTLSLAFNILGDWLRDVLNPKLQQGG; via the coding sequence ATGAATCCTTCTGAAACTAAGAGCCCGGAAACCACCTCCCAACGCTGGTGGCAACGAACGCGTCGCCAGCTTGGCATCTGGGCGGAGAGTGATTTTTTGTACGCTTTCTGGCGTTCAAAGATCACGGTCGTGGCGTTTATCTGGGCGGTTATTTTGTTGATTGCCGGTTTATTGAGTCACTGGCTGGCGCCGCATCCAATCTTTGATGCCTCAAGTTTTGACCTGATGGACTCAGAGCTGCCGCCTGCGTGGATGAGCGAAGGCGATCCGCGTTTTTGGTTGGGGAGTGATGTGCAGGGGCGCGATTTACTGTCATTAATGCTGTTTGGCCTGCACATCTCGCTGATCGTTGGGCTAATCAGTGTTTCGCTCTCGGTGGTATTTGGCTGCTTGCTCGGCGTGCTGAGCGGCTATTTTGGCGGCTGGTTAGATACCTTGATCATGCGATTTGCCGACGCGATGTTAAGTATCCCCACCATTATGTTTGCGCTATTACTTAGCGGCGTGGCGCGCGGCATTATCCCGAAAGAGAGTCAGGAAGCGATGGCAATGCCGATCATTGTGGTTGCCATTACGCTAACCGGATGGATGCAATACGCGCGGACCATTCGTTCTTTAACGCTGCTGGAAAAACGCAAAGAGTATGTATTGGCTTCGCGCATCAGCGGCGGCGGGCACCTGCATATTATGTTCGCGCATATTCTGCCGAATGTAACCCGCCCAATTTTCGTGTTGGCGACGTTGCACCTCGGCCTGGCTATTTTGACCGAGGCTACCCTGTCATTCCTCGGCGTTGGTATGCCTCCAGACCAACCCTCGCTGGGTACGCTGATCAATGAAGGTAACCAATACCTGTTTTCCGGGCAGTGGTGGGTAGTACTGTTTCCGGCCATCGTGCTGGTCACGCTCTCGCTAGCGTTCAATATTCTCGGCGACTGGTTACGTGATGTGCTTAATCCAAAATTACAGCAGGGAGGATAA
- a CDS encoding amidohydrolase family protein, producing the protein MTHSLLLKNVRPWHQPETVDMLIHEGKIQQIAANISHVAANIAVHDAENKLLFPGFVDAHAHIDKSLWGREWYVNDVPRELGTIIANERAYRREHQPDPQLQSQRIVLECLRHGTTAFRTHVDIDNEIGIQNFEGVMATKEKLRGVVDMETVAFPQSGILRNPGTEAWLRKALEAGADYIGGLDPCAYEQDPVTHLNIIFRLAAELGKGVDIHLHERGELGAFSVGLILDKTREFGLQNRVTISHAFCLGMVAIEEQQRLAEQLAALGISIATTAPVDIAVPPYQLLRAAGVVICAGNDGVRDTWNPYGNGDMLFRAMMIGLKYRWRKDKEMARALDAITHGGAHVMNLPDYGIAPGCTADLVLVPARVMAEAIVAQPAGRTVIKQGRVVVANGELCL; encoded by the coding sequence ATGACGCACTCACTTCTGTTAAAAAACGTTCGTCCCTGGCATCAACCTGAGACGGTTGATATGTTGATTCATGAGGGGAAAATTCAGCAAATTGCGGCCAACATTAGCCATGTTGCCGCCAATATCGCGGTACATGACGCAGAAAATAAGCTGCTCTTTCCTGGTTTTGTTGATGCTCATGCGCATATTGATAAAAGTCTGTGGGGGCGCGAGTGGTACGTCAATGATGTGCCGCGCGAATTAGGGACCATTATCGCGAATGAGCGTGCTTATCGGCGTGAGCATCAACCTGATCCACAACTGCAATCGCAGCGAATTGTGCTGGAGTGTTTACGTCATGGCACTACCGCTTTTCGCACCCATGTCGACATTGATAATGAAATCGGCATTCAGAATTTTGAAGGCGTCATGGCCACCAAAGAGAAGTTACGCGGCGTGGTGGATATGGAAACCGTTGCCTTTCCACAAAGCGGAATTTTGCGCAATCCGGGCACCGAAGCATGGCTGCGTAAAGCCTTAGAGGCGGGCGCTGATTATATCGGCGGCCTTGATCCCTGTGCTTATGAGCAAGACCCGGTGACCCACCTCAATATCATTTTTCGGTTGGCGGCGGAGTTAGGCAAAGGCGTGGATATTCATCTGCATGAACGGGGGGAGTTGGGGGCGTTTAGCGTGGGCCTGATTCTGGATAAAACGCGTGAGTTCGGCCTGCAAAATAGAGTCACTATCAGCCATGCGTTTTGCCTGGGTATGGTGGCTATTGAAGAACAGCAGCGGCTGGCGGAACAACTTGCCGCGCTGGGTATTTCGATCGCGACCACCGCGCCGGTGGATATTGCGGTGCCGCCGTATCAATTATTGCGCGCAGCGGGCGTGGTTATTTGTGCCGGCAACGATGGCGTGCGCGATACCTGGAACCCTTATGGCAATGGTGACATGTTGTTCCGGGCGATGATGATTGGCCTGAAATACCGCTGGCGCAAAGACAAAGAGATGGCGCGCGCGCTGGACGCCATTACCCACGGCGGCGCTCACGTCATGAACCTACCGGATTATGGTATCGCGCCTGGCTGTACTGCCGACTTGGTGTTAGTCCCCGCCCGGGTGATGGCAGAAGCGATCGTGGCGCAACCGGCCGGGCGCACGGTGATTAAGCAGGGTCGCGTGGTGGTGGCTAACGGCGAGCTCTGCCTCTAA
- a CDS encoding ABC transporter substrate-binding protein, producing the protein MKKYWLSFLLLSLSCQPALAQNVVRWATSGDIPTLDPYAFASTSALAFQNHIYEALLQRDNDLNLQPTLATHWEYVNDTTLRFTLRQGVKFQNGDDFEADDVVASIARATDPDSGVRANVSSIKNAVAVDKYTVDIHLKEKSGIALNELSGVLIMDKSWMAQHNALKPTSISQGTEGYATNNTNGTGPFMLESRQRDAQMILKKNPGWWNRAQSQNNIDEIIFKPVSSDATRLSGILAGEYDLVTNVPLQDIDRLKLDPKLTTLVSPSLRVDFLAFNLRDKLNAGNTNGKNPLQDLRVRQALMMAINREAIVKKIMRGMTSVANTYLAPAIPGYDPKSAIALPYNPAKAKQLLSDAGFPQGFPLQFDCVEGAYINAPQWCQAVQGFWSKIGVKTTMNVHPYSVYNQITDNGKTDIAVIGWANLPIMDAHNISVQLLHTNDNTGFGMFNLPRYSNPRVDQLIEASLPELDQAKRVEMLRQEINLAQSDLPYIPMHFEPVVWVVSKQLTLKQSPDNVVRLWYGQFK; encoded by the coding sequence ATGAAAAAATATTGGCTGTCGTTTTTACTGCTCAGTCTCTCGTGCCAGCCAGCGCTGGCGCAGAATGTGGTGCGCTGGGCGACCTCCGGGGATATACCGACGCTCGATCCCTACGCGTTTGCTTCTACCAGCGCGTTGGCGTTTCAAAACCATATCTACGAAGCGCTGTTGCAGCGCGATAATGATTTAAACCTTCAGCCAACGCTGGCGACGCATTGGGAATATGTTAACGACACCACCTTACGTTTTACTCTGCGCCAGGGTGTGAAATTCCAGAATGGCGATGATTTTGAGGCTGACGATGTAGTGGCCTCGATCGCCCGCGCCACCGATCCGGACTCCGGGGTTCGCGCCAACGTCTCCTCGATTAAAAACGCCGTGGCGGTGGATAAATACACCGTTGATATTCATCTTAAAGAGAAAAGCGGCATTGCCCTCAATGAACTGAGCGGCGTCCTGATAATGGATAAAAGCTGGATGGCGCAGCATAACGCACTAAAACCCACCAGTATTAGCCAGGGTACCGAAGGTTACGCTACCAATAACACCAACGGAACCGGCCCATTTATGCTGGAAAGCCGTCAGCGTGACGCGCAGATGATCCTCAAAAAAAATCCCGGCTGGTGGAATCGCGCGCAGTCGCAAAACAATATTGATGAAATCATCTTTAAACCGGTTTCCTCCGATGCTACACGGCTGTCGGGCATTCTGGCCGGTGAATATGACCTGGTGACCAACGTCCCGCTACAGGATATTGATCGCCTTAAGCTTGACCCTAAGCTCACCACCTTAGTGAGCCCGTCGCTGCGGGTTGATTTCCTGGCCTTTAACCTGCGCGATAAACTGAATGCGGGTAACACTAACGGCAAAAATCCTTTGCAAGATCTCCGCGTACGTCAGGCGTTGATGATGGCGATTAACCGCGAAGCGATTGTGAAAAAAATCATGCGTGGCATGACCAGCGTGGCAAATACCTACCTGGCGCCCGCCATCCCCGGTTATGACCCGAAATCCGCCATTGCCTTGCCTTACAATCCAGCAAAAGCGAAACAGTTATTAAGCGACGCGGGTTTTCCGCAAGGGTTTCCGCTGCAATTTGATTGCGTAGAAGGCGCTTACATTAATGCGCCGCAATGGTGCCAGGCGGTACAGGGGTTTTGGTCGAAAATTGGTGTGAAAACCACCATGAACGTGCATCCGTACAGCGTCTATAACCAGATAACCGACAACGGCAAAACCGACATTGCGGTCATCGGCTGGGCAAACCTGCCGATTATGGATGCGCATAACATCTCCGTTCAGCTATTGCATACCAATGACAATACCGGTTTCGGCATGTTTAACCTGCCGCGCTATAGCAACCCGCGTGTTGACCAACTCATAGAAGCGTCGTTACCGGAATTAGATCAAGCCAAACGCGTAGAAATGTTGCGCCAGGAGATCAATTTAGCGCAGTCCGACCTGCCCTACATCCCAATGCATTTTGAACCGGTGGTGTGGGTGGTCAGCAAACAACTCACGCTAAAACAGAGCCCGGATAACGTGGTGCGCCTGTGGTACGGCCAGTTTAAATAA
- a CDS encoding PLP-dependent aminotransferase family protein: protein MSGAKPDRESQGSRYRQIAEQIKQAIHAGTLLPDTRLPSVRTLAAQYRVSLTTALKTLRTLEDEHYAVAKPKSGFFVAPLQRPQRDLPAVVEQPKAIAPLDEQTELHLAMVGADCRVRLDLANGDSALYPVKRIGLLMRQLGYSKPFLLGNTVKGTGYAPLKAEIARRAVEYGCNINPDDILITNGCIEAISLSLRATVMPGDVVAVESPCYFVLLQMLHNLNLRVIEVEAGHEGYINVETLTALFRRKAVKAFVTLANINNPLGKSIPNEEKAYIARQADENDVVIIEDDIFGDTAFGERRPFPMRAFSPNAILCSGFSKTVAPGMRIGWVHSANFMRKIASLKYTSTMGTSVLSQAAIAELLRSGGYDAHLRKLRRELSRQINQIRQAVLRYFPAGTRVSEPEGGYVLWVEMPRQALNVRALFIKARNAGIGIAPGHIFATDNRYDHCFRLNAGFGWNDEVDQAIKQLAQWCQHSLPPAS from the coding sequence ATGTCCGGCGCAAAGCCAGATCGGGAAAGTCAGGGTAGCCGCTATCGGCAGATTGCGGAACAGATTAAACAGGCGATACACGCAGGTACGCTGCTACCGGACACGCGCTTACCTTCGGTGCGCACGCTCGCCGCTCAGTACCGCGTCAGTTTAACCACTGCGCTCAAAACGCTACGTACGCTGGAAGATGAACACTATGCGGTAGCGAAACCGAAATCCGGCTTTTTTGTTGCGCCCTTACAACGTCCACAGCGTGACTTACCGGCGGTAGTGGAACAGCCGAAGGCGATTGCGCCGCTGGATGAGCAGACGGAGTTGCATTTAGCGATGGTGGGGGCGGATTGTCGGGTTCGCCTCGACTTAGCCAACGGTGACAGCGCGCTGTATCCGGTGAAAAGAATTGGGTTGTTAATGCGCCAATTGGGCTATAGCAAACCCTTTTTATTAGGCAATACGGTAAAGGGCACCGGTTATGCGCCGTTAAAAGCCGAAATTGCCCGTCGCGCAGTGGAGTATGGCTGTAATATTAATCCTGACGATATTTTGATTACTAATGGGTGTATTGAGGCCATTTCCCTTTCGCTGCGAGCAACGGTAATGCCGGGTGATGTGGTCGCGGTAGAATCGCCCTGCTACTTTGTCTTATTGCAAATGCTGCATAACCTTAATTTACGGGTAATTGAAGTTGAGGCGGGCCACGAAGGTTATATTAATGTCGAAACGCTAACCGCTCTGTTCCGTCGTAAGGCGGTAAAAGCGTTTGTTACCCTGGCAAATATTAATAACCCATTGGGAAAGAGTATTCCCAATGAGGAGAAGGCATATATCGCGCGTCAGGCGGATGAAAATGATGTCGTTATTATTGAAGATGATATTTTTGGCGATACCGCTTTTGGCGAGCGGCGGCCTTTCCCGATGCGCGCCTTTAGTCCGAACGCCATTCTCTGTAGCGGTTTTTCTAAAACTGTCGCGCCGGGTATGCGCATTGGTTGGGTACATAGCGCCAATTTTATGCGCAAAATTGCTTCGTTAAAGTACACCTCAACCATGGGCACGTCGGTCCTCTCCCAAGCCGCCATTGCCGAATTACTGCGCAGCGGAGGTTATGATGCCCACCTGCGCAAATTACGACGCGAACTTTCCCGGCAGATAAACCAGATCCGCCAGGCGGTATTACGCTACTTTCCGGCCGGTACCCGCGTCTCGGAACCGGAGGGCGGCTATGTACTGTGGGTAGAAATGCCCCGTCAGGCGCTCAATGTCCGCGCCCTGTTCATCAAAGCGCGCAACGCTGGCATCGGTATTGCGCCGGGGCATATCTTTGCCACCGATAATCGTTACGATCACTGCTTCCGCCTCAACGCGGGTTTTGGCTGGAATGATGAAGTTGATCAGGCCATTAAACAACTGGCGCAGTGGTGCCAGCACTCCTTGCCGCCGGCATCCTAA
- a CDS encoding ATP-grasp domain-containing protein — protein sequence MKKIFLQIGATRDGQNPYCEVAQREGYFTVLAEMGDFIDYQSIGLNLPFDMVLRINRPESPYEVMQAWMNAGLLEHPQVVLAGFEAYNQSAGRVREMLADPLDRQCFIPLDKYAQRMALKKALPSFPQPEFRFFASALSIKDARNALIYPCVIKPVDGGGGLGVWLVKTPQELDKAVMSLVSTMNYGGRCFSGFIVECCLEGQEYSLQGVVCEGRPYALTCCQKLIERIGEGDGPIGFYESGHVGVAAHDLPPAFTRLMHFCCKIFDYRQGAFHIDFIVVNGVPHFLEMGFRLSGMGVVNLVKEVTGLNWAEIAFNLEQGKNFGGLPFDTPHHAVGQLRLRQRPQLAAAELWIHQNQRGTIAPPIALPQLIVSHDSALYADLTRHAGILGTLRLEAADPREIMALFNSVTSIHHLPARRDLQCAE from the coding sequence ATGAAAAAAATCTTTCTGCAAATTGGCGCAACCCGGGATGGTCAGAATCCTTACTGTGAGGTCGCGCAGCGAGAAGGATATTTTACCGTACTGGCCGAAATGGGCGATTTTATTGATTATCAATCCATTGGGTTGAATCTGCCTTTCGATATGGTGTTGCGTATTAACCGACCGGAAAGCCCGTATGAAGTGATGCAGGCTTGGATGAACGCCGGTTTACTGGAGCATCCGCAGGTCGTGTTAGCCGGTTTTGAAGCCTATAACCAAAGCGCCGGACGGGTACGTGAAATGCTCGCCGACCCGCTTGACCGCCAATGTTTTATTCCGCTGGATAAATATGCGCAACGGATGGCGCTGAAAAAAGCACTGCCCAGCTTTCCCCAGCCGGAATTTCGTTTTTTCGCCTCGGCGCTCAGTATCAAAGATGCGCGTAACGCATTGATTTATCCCTGCGTGATCAAGCCAGTCGATGGTGGCGGCGGGTTAGGCGTTTGGCTGGTGAAAACGCCGCAAGAACTCGACAAGGCGGTGATGAGCCTGGTTTCCACCATGAACTATGGTGGACGCTGCTTCTCCGGCTTTATCGTCGAATGCTGTCTTGAAGGCCAAGAGTACTCACTGCAAGGCGTGGTCTGTGAAGGCCGACCCTACGCGCTGACCTGTTGCCAAAAGCTCATTGAGCGCATTGGCGAGGGCGACGGGCCAATCGGCTTTTACGAGTCGGGGCATGTTGGGGTTGCCGCGCACGATTTACCACCGGCTTTCACGCGCCTAATGCATTTTTGCTGCAAGATCTTCGACTATCGGCAAGGCGCCTTTCATATCGATTTTATTGTGGTTAATGGCGTGCCTCATTTTCTTGAAATGGGCTTCCGCCTCTCCGGCATGGGCGTTGTGAACCTGGTAAAAGAAGTCACCGGGCTTAACTGGGCGGAAATCGCCTTTAATCTGGAACAAGGGAAAAACTTTGGCGGTTTACCCTTTGATACGCCGCACCATGCCGTGGGGCAACTGCGTTTACGTCAGCGTCCACAGTTGGCGGCTGCAGAGCTGTGGATCCATCAAAACCAGCGCGGCACTATTGCGCCGCCGATTGCCTTGCCGCAGTTGATTGTTTCCCATGACTCCGCGCTGTATGCCGATTTAACCCGCCATGCCGGTATTCTCGGCACCTTGCGCCTTGAAGCCGCCGACCCACGAGAAATTATGGCGCTGTTTAATTCAGTGACCTCTATCCATCACCTTCCGGCAAGGAGGGATTTGCAATGTGCAGAATGA
- a CDS encoding ABC transporter ATP-binding protein, producing MTSTPLLQVEGLCIDFMQRRGALRAISDVSLTLNPGELLGMVGESGAGKSLTGSAITGLLEHPGHISHGQIHFKGQRIDRLDERQRRALRGREIGSIFQDPLTSLNPVITVGEQLIETIRTHLPLNEKQARQHAVRLLAEVGINSPEQRMAQYPHQFSGGMRQRIIIALVLCVSPSLVIADEPTTALDVSVQAQVLGLLKRLCKQSQTAVMLITHDMGVIAEICDRVAVMYAGRLVEIGPVNQILMHPQHPYTQGLMASIPSLHQREARLRQIEGAMPRLNQLPQGCAFHPRCPHGSLQCRQQIPALKPVGEVQVACLQCEEEESR from the coding sequence ATGACCAGTACACCTTTATTACAGGTCGAAGGGCTGTGTATTGATTTTATGCAGCGGCGCGGGGCATTACGGGCTATTTCCGATGTTTCGTTAACCCTCAATCCGGGCGAGTTGCTCGGCATGGTGGGTGAATCCGGCGCCGGGAAATCCCTCACCGGTTCGGCGATTACCGGGTTACTGGAACATCCGGGACATATTAGCCACGGCCAGATTCACTTTAAAGGTCAGCGCATTGATCGGTTGGATGAACGTCAGCGGCGGGCGTTGCGTGGGCGTGAAATCGGCTCCATCTTTCAGGATCCGTTAACCAGCTTAAACCCGGTAATAACCGTGGGCGAGCAGTTGATTGAGACTATCCGTACCCATTTGCCGCTGAATGAAAAGCAGGCGCGTCAACATGCGGTGCGTTTATTGGCGGAAGTGGGCATTAACAGCCCGGAACAACGCATGGCGCAGTATCCGCACCAGTTTTCCGGCGGCATGCGACAGCGCATCATCATCGCGCTGGTGCTGTGCGTTTCTCCTTCATTAGTGATTGCCGATGAACCCACCACCGCGCTGGATGTTTCGGTACAGGCGCAAGTACTGGGCTTACTAAAACGGTTGTGTAAGCAGTCGCAGACGGCGGTGATGTTGATTACGCACGATATGGGCGTCATTGCGGAAATTTGCGATCGGGTGGCAGTAATGTATGCCGGACGGCTGGTCGAAATCGGGCCGGTTAATCAAATTCTGATGCATCCGCAACACCCTTATACGCAGGGCTTAATGGCCTCGATCCCCTCATTGCATCAACGGGAAGCGCGCTTGCGGCAAATTGAAGGCGCAATGCCACGGTTAAATCAGCTTCCACAAGGATGCGCTTTCCATCCGCGCTGCCCGCACGGCAGTTTACAGTGCCGCCAGCAAATTCCGGCGTTAAAACCGGTCGGCGAGGTTCAGGTGGCTTGTTTGCAGTGTGAAGAAGAGGAAAGCCGATGA